In Hyphomicrobiales bacterium, the sequence ACGAGTTCCGCCAGTCCCTCGGTCTTGTGGGCGTCGGTGCCGCGGACGGGGCGCATCTCGTGGATGACGACCGGCACGCCGGCCCGGGCGACCTGCCATGCGGCTTCGGAGCCGGCGAGACCGCCGCCGATGATATGAACGGGTTGGGTCGAAGGGCTTTTCATGGCTGCGATGTGTCCGCAGCAGGCTTCGAGGTCAAGGGTGAAGGGGGCTGGAAACGCAAAATGCCCGCCGTGAGGCGGGCATTCGCTCTTCGACCAGGTTCGAGGGGAGGGGAAACACGAACCCAGGAGAAAGGAGGCTGAACACGCCGCGCCGATGCGCGACGGTTCGAAATCAGAACCTTCAGGCCGCAGCGTGGGTGCGGGCGACGAAGGAGATCTCCGAGCGCGACAGGCCGAGGTCGTCGAGCTCGCGGTCGGTCAGACGGGAGAGCTCACGGACGGTCTCGCGATAACGGAGGTAGGCGCGAATCTTGGCAGCGATCATGGTGACGAACATGGTGGTCTTCCTTGCGTAATCCGGACTGGGGCGGCGCCCACAGCGATGAATTCGTTGTGCACTGCATATAAGTGAGGCGAGCTGCTTTAAACAGGGGCTGCCGGTCAGCTCTGTTATGCCTTCAGCGCATGGCGAGTTAAGGTCTCGGTCATTTTTGCCGGCTTGTCCTGCGCTCAGGGTAAGGCTTGAGGCAAAATTGAGGAAATTTCTCGCCTCGATTTTAATCGTTCCGGCAAGGTTCGCGGAGTTGGGGCGAGGTTTTGCCCATCAGATAGGCATGTTGCAGGCGCTAACAAGGCTGCGGTGCCGCCTCGCGATTTTGCGTTGCGGAATCGGTCGGCCACGCGCCGGGATTGTGTGGCCGTCCCGCGTGCCGCGAAGCCGCGCTCGCCGCCCGGTTTCGCTGTTGCGTTCGGCCTTCCCAGTGCGTGTCAGCCGGCCTTGCCGGCATCGAAGCGCAGGAGCCGGAGCGCGTTGGCCGTGACGATCACGGTCGCCCCGGTATCCGCGAGGATCGCGACCCAGAGCCCGGTGTAGCCCAGCACGCTGGTGACCAGGAACACGGCCTTCAGCCCGAGCGCGAGCGTAATGTTGGCGTGGATATTGGCCATCGTCGCGCGTGCCAGCCGGATCAGCGCCGCGACGTCGCGCACGCGGCTCTTCAGAACCGCGCCGTCGGCGGTCTCCAGCGCGACGTCGGTGCCGGAGCCCATGGCGACGCCGATGCTGGCGGCGGCCAGCGCAGGCGCGTCGTTGATGCCGTCGCCCACCATCATCACAGGGGCTTGCGCGGCGAAGGCCTTGATCGCCGCGACCTTGTCGTCCGGCATCAGCTCGGCCTTGTGCTCCATGCCGAGCTGGCCCGCGATGGCGGCGCCGGTGCGCGCATTGTCGCCGGTGAGCATGGCCGAGCGGATGCCCATCGCCTTGAGCTCGGCGATGGCCGCGGCGGCGTCCTCGCGCGGCTCATCGCGCAATGCGATCAGGCCGGCGAGCGCGCCGTCCACGACGATGGCCGCGACGGTCTTGCCGGCGGCTTCCAGTTCCTCGGCAGCAATGCGCGCCCGGCTGTCGAACGGCGCGCGGGCTGCGGCATGCCGCGGGGCGCCGACGAAGACCGAGCGGCCGCCGACAGAGCCGGTGACGCCCTGGCCTGCGAGCGCGGCCGCCTCCGTCGCCGGCACATAAGCGATGCCGTCGGCGCGGGCGCGTTCGAGCACGGCCTCGGCGAGCGGATGGGCGGAGCCGTGCTCGACGGCGGCGGCGAGCGCCAGCACCTCGGCTTCGCTGCCGGCGAGGGCGATGACGTCGGTGACGCGCGGCTTGCCCTGGGTCAGGGTCCCGGTCTTGTCGAAGGCGACGAGGCCGGTCTTAGCGGCGGTCTCGATGACGACGCCGCCTTTCATCAGCAAGCCCTGGCGGGCGCCGGCGGAGAGCGCGGCGGCGATCGAGGCCGGAACCGAGATCACCAGAGCGCAGGGGCAGCCGATCAGGAGCAAGGCCAGCGCGCGATAGATCCAGACCGACCACTCGGCGCCTAGCAGCAGCGGCGGCACCAGCGCGACCACGAGTGCGAGCCCGACGATCGCGGGCATGTACCAGCGCGAGAAGCGGTCGATGAAGCGCTCGGTCGGCGCGCGCGCCTCCTGCGCCTCCTCGACCAGGCGGATGATGCGGGCGATGGTGTTGTCCTCGGCCGCCTTGTCGACGCGCACGCGCAGCGCCGCCTCGCGGTTGACCGAACCGGCAAAGACCGGCTCGCCGACGCCCTTGGTCTTCGGCACGGATTCGCCGGTGACCGGGCTTTCGTCGATGCCGGAGATGCCGTCGGTGATCTCGCCATCGGCGGGGATGCGGTCGCCCGGGCGAACCAGCACGATCTGGCCGACCTTCAGATTCGCGGCATCGACCTGGCGGGTCGCTCCGTTCTCCTCGACGAGGGCGGTCTTGGGCACGAGGTCGCCGAGCGCCCGGATCGAGGCGCGGGCGCGGTCGGCCGCGACGCCTTCCAGAACCTCGCCGACGGCGAAGAGGAAGACGACCAGCGCCGCTTCCTCGGCCGCGCCGATGAAGAGCGCGCCGGTGGCGGCAATCGTCATCAGCATCTCGATGGTGAAGGGAATGCCCGCGCGCGCGGCCGCGAAGGCGCGCTTCGCCACAGGGGCGACACCGATGATACAGGCCAAGATGAAGGCCCAATGGCCGATACCCGGCCAGATCAGGCCGGCGGCATAGGCCGCGCCGAGCAGCAGGCCGGTGCCGATGACGAGGCGGCCCTTGCCGGTCTGGTACCACCGCGCACCTTCGGGCGTGGCCTCATGGACGTGGCCGTGATCCTTCTCCGCCGCCAGTTTGGGGGCCTTCGGGTCGTGGTCGTGGCCGGAATGGCTGTGGCCCGCGTGATCGTGGTCATGCGTGTGATCATGGCTGTGGCTCGAGCAGCAGGCGTCGCCGTGCTCATGCTTGCCGTGGTCATGGGCGTGATCGTGATGTTGATGCGCGTGGCTGCCATGATCATGGCCGCAGCCGCAATCGTCCTGTTTGGTCGAGGGCGGTGCGGAAGCTGGAGCGGTCAATGCGGCCGTGGTGTAGCCGAGGCCGTTGACGCGCTTCTCGATGGCTTCCGGCGTGGTCGCGCTGGCATCGAGCGCGAGCGTCAGCGTCTCCGACATCACCGAGAGCCTGACGTCGCTGACGCCGGGCAGGCGCTCCACCGCGCCGCGAATCTTCGCCGCGCAGCTCGCGCAATCCATGCCGCCGACCTTCCAGGACAGGGTCTGGGCGGTGGTTTCGGGGCGGGCGGCCATGACGTGTCTCCGTCTCTCGTTCGCTACGGGACATCTCTCTACAAGCTGTAGCCACTTCAGGTTCAAGAGGGAAAATGCGGTTTCTGCCTTTGCTCGTTTCCCACTGAAACACCCGATCATCCCGGGCTTGCCCCGGGATCCATGTCGGAGCGCATCCGGTCGAGGTTCAGGCACGGACCCCGGATTTCCGCTTCGCTGCGTTCGGGATGACTCGCGGCAGTCCTTTCAAGCGTGATGCTCGCCCTTGTGGCAGGCATCCACGTTTTGACGCCGCACTTGATAAAGGAAGACGTGGATGGCCGGGACGAGCCCGATCCTGACGGGAGAGCGGCTTGAGAGCGTTTCGTAGCCGACGCTCTCCGCTATGCACGCTGCTTCTGCATGCAGCATGCACCTTGCCATTGACCGCTCCGCATACCGTACCGGATAGTTCGCTCCGAGAGGGAGCGAAGACCGATGCCGCAGCCGAGACCGTCCACCGCGCTTGCCGGGCTCAAGGTGCTGGATCTGACCCGCGTGCGCGCCGGGCCGACCTGCGTGCGCGTCTTCGCCGATTTCGGCGCCGATGTGATCAAGGTGGAGAGCCCGCCCGGCCTCGATCCGAACGAGAACATGAGCGGGCCGCGCCTCGGCTACGACATGCAGAACCTGCATCGCAACAAGCGGTCGCTCGCGCTCAACCTGAAGACCACCGAAGGCAAGGCGATCCTGATGAAGCTCGTCGACGAGGCAGACCTGCTCGTCGAGAACTTCCGGCCCGATGTGAAGGAGCGGCTCGGTCTCGATTTCGAGACGCTGCACGCGCGCAACCCGCGGCTGATCCTCGTCTCGATTTCCGGCTTCGGGCAATCCGGCCCGTATCGGACGCGCGCCGGCTTCGACCAGATCGCACAAGGCATGGGCGGGATGATGTCGGTGACGGGGCTGCCGGGGCAGGGGCCGGTCAGGGCCGGGATCGCGCTCGCCGATTCCTCCGCGGGGATCTACGGCGCCGTCGGCGCATTGATCGCCCTGCAGGAGCGGGCGACCTCCGGCAAGGGGCAGTGGGTGCAGACTTCGCTGCTCGAAGCCCAGATCGCGATGATGGATTTCCAGGCGGCGCGCTATCTCGTCGAGGGCTCGGTTCCGCCCCAGGCCGGCAACGACCATCCCTACCAGACGCCGATGGGCGTCTATCGGACGCGCGACGGGGCGATCAATCTCGGCGTCGGCGGCGAGGAGCAATGGCGCTCCTTCTGTCGGGCGATCGAGCGGCCCGAATGGGGTGCGGATGCGCAATACGACAGCACGGAGAAGCGCTTCGCGCATCGGCCGGAATTGCGGGAAATGATCGAGGCGCGGTTGTCCGAGGCCGACAGTGCCGATTGGCTGGCCGTAATGGAGCGCCATGGCGTGCCGGCCGGGCCGATCTATGCCGTGGACGAAATGTTCGAGGATCCGCAGGTCCGCCATCTCGGCATCGCCAGGCCGCTGAACCATCCCGATCTCGGAGACATCCGCCTCGTCGGCCAGCCGGTGACGCTGTCGCGCACCCCGGCCGATGTCGCGACGCCGACGCCGGCGGCGGGAGAGCATAATGACGAGATTCTCGCCGGGCTCGGCTATGACGAAACAGCGCTCGCAAGGCTGCGGGCCGATGGCGTGATCTGACGGAGAGCTGGAGTGGACGACGAAATCCTTTACGCGGTCGAAAACGGCGTCGGCACGATCACGCTCAACCGGCCACAGGCGCGCAATGCCCTGACCTTCGCCATGTACGAGCGCATTGCCGAGATCTGCCGCGATCCGGTCGCTCATGGCGATCCGCGCGTAATCGTCATGACCGGGGCGGGCGACAAGGCCTTCGCCGCCGGCACCGATATCGCTCAGTTCCGCGTCTTCAAGAGCGCGGAGGATGCGCTGGCCTATGAAGAGCGGATCGAGGCCGTGATCGGAACGATCGAACGCTGCCCGGTGCCGACCCTGGCCGCGATTGCCGGCGCCTTCACCGGTGGGGGAGCAGCGATCGGGCTCGCCTGCGATCTCCGGATCGCCACGGTGACGGCCCGATTCGGCTTTCCGATCGCGCGCACGCTCGGCAACTGCCTGTCGATGGATAATTATGCGCGGCTCTACGCGATGCTCGGCCCGGCGCGGGTCAAGGACATCGTCTTTACCGCACGACTGGTCGAGGCGGAGGAGGGGCAGCGCATCGGCCTCTACAGCGAATTGCTGCCGGACCACGCCGCCCTGATGAGCCGGGCCGCCGAGCTGGCGCAACTCATCGCCGGGCATGCGCCCTTGACGATGCGCGCCACCAAGGAGGCCATGCGCCGTCTGGTCTCGGCGACGGCGGAGGGGCTCGACGGCCGCGATCTCGTGACGCTCTGCTATACCAGCGCCGATTTCCGCGAAGGTATGGAGGCCTTCCTCGGCAAGCGCGCCCCGAACTGGACGGGCCGCTGAGCGCTATGCTCGGGCTTGACGCACTGCTTGTCCGGCTCACTCCGGGCGCCGCATCGAAAGCGATGGATCGCGGCTGTTCCAGCAGATGATGGGGAGCGGGGCATGCGCGGGAAACCCCTCCCCCTTGTGGGGAGGGGCAGGGGTGGGGGTCGCAAAGCCAGAACTCTGCCTCCGTTTTTTTGCGCGCCCCGCTTCTGCAATCGGCCGCGCACCCGGTCGTTCGACCCCCATCCCCATACCCTTCCCCACAAGGGGGAAGGGAGGAGGCCGCATCTGCAAACGCTCGCTCGAACGGGCCGGACAGCTCTGGACTCGACCCGGGCGTCTCGGGATGAACACTCAGCCGTAGCGGCCTTCCAGCCTGCGATCGAGCGCGAGCGCGGCCAAGGTGCAGAGCGCGCCGGAGAGCAGGTAGATGCCGACCCAGGCGAGGCCGAAGGTGCTCGACACCGTCAACGCCACCAGCGGCGCGAAGCCGGCGCCCAGCAGCCAGGCCAGGTCTGAGGTCAGCGCCGCGCCGGTATAGCGGTATTGCGTGCCGAAGCTCGAGGCGACGGCGCCGGCCGTCTGGCCATAGGAGAGGCCGAGCAGGCCGAAGCCGATGATGACGTAGATCGTCTGGCCCGCCAGGCTGTCGCCGAAGAGCAGCGGGGCGATGACGCTCGACAGGCTGAACAGCGCGATCATCGCGCCCGAAAGCAGCAGCGTGTTGCGGCGGCCGATCTGGTCCGCGATCAGGCCCGAGGTGACGATCGCGCCCGCACCGACCACGCCGCCGGCGCCCTGCACCAGCAGGAATTCCGCGACCGAGCGGTCGGTGAACAGGTTGATCCAGCTTACCGGGAAGATGGTGACGAGGTGGAACAGCGCGAAGCTCGCCAGCGGCACGAAGGCACCGAGCACGATCGTGCGGCCATGGGCCCGGACGAGTTCCGAAACCGGCACCGGCATGAGCTCACGCGTTTCCATCAGCTCGGCGAATTCATGGGTCGCGACCATGCGCAGGCGGGCGAACAGCGCCACCACGTTGATCGTCAGCGCCACGAAGAACGGGTAGCGCCAGCCCCAGCCGAGGAAATCCTCCTTCGACAGCGCACCTTCGAAATAGGCGAACAGGCCGGCGGCGAGAATGAAGCCGAAGGGAGCGCCGAGCTGCGGCAGCATCGCATACCAGCCGCGGCGGTTGGGCGGTGCGTTGAGCGCGAGCAGGGAGGACAGCCCGTCCCA encodes:
- a CDS encoding conserved hypothetical protein (Evidence 4 : Unknown function but conserved in other organisms); the encoded protein is MFVTMIAAKIRAYLRYRETVRELSRLTDRELDDLGLSRSEISFVARTHAAA
- the zntA gene encoding Zinc/cadmium/lead-transporting P-type ATPase — its product is MAARPETTAQTLSWKVGGMDCASCAAKIRGAVERLPGVSDVRLSVMSETLTLALDASATTPEAIEKRVNGLGYTTAALTAPASAPPSTKQDDCGCGHDHGSHAHQHHDHAHDHGKHEHGDACCSSHSHDHTHDHDHAGHSHSGHDHDPKAPKLAAEKDHGHVHEATPEGARWYQTGKGRLVIGTGLLLGAAYAAGLIWPGIGHWAFILACIIGVAPVAKRAFAAARAGIPFTIEMLMTIAATGALFIGAAEEAALVVFLFAVGEVLEGVAADRARASIRALGDLVPKTALVEENGATRQVDAANLKVGQIVLVRPGDRIPADGEITDGISGIDESPVTGESVPKTKGVGEPVFAGSVNREAALRVRVDKAAEDNTIARIIRLVEEAQEARAPTERFIDRFSRWYMPAIVGLALVVALVPPLLLGAEWSVWIYRALALLLIGCPCALVISVPASIAAALSAGARQGLLMKGGVVIETAAKTGLVAFDKTGTLTQGKPRVTDVIALAGSEAEVLALAAAVEHGSAHPLAEAVLERARADGIAYVPATEAAALAGQGVTGSVGGRSVFVGAPRHAAARAPFDSRARIAAEELEAAGKTVAAIVVDGALAGLIALRDEPREDAAAAIAELKAMGIRSAMLTGDNARTGAAIAGQLGMEHKAELMPDDKVAAIKAFAAQAPVMMVGDGINDAPALAAASIGVAMGSGTDVALETADGAVLKSRVRDVAALIRLARATMANIHANITLALGLKAVFLVTSVLGYTGLWVAILADTGATVIVTANALRLLRFDAGKAG
- a CDS encoding CoA transferase, producing the protein MPQPRPSTALAGLKVLDLTRVRAGPTCVRVFADFGADVIKVESPPGLDPNENMSGPRLGYDMQNLHRNKRSLALNLKTTEGKAILMKLVDEADLLVENFRPDVKERLGLDFETLHARNPRLILVSISGFGQSGPYRTRAGFDQIAQGMGGMMSVTGLPGQGPVRAGIALADSSAGIYGAVGALIALQERATSGKGQWVQTSLLEAQIAMMDFQAARYLVEGSVPPQAGNDHPYQTPMGVYRTRDGAINLGVGGEEQWRSFCRAIERPEWGADAQYDSTEKRFAHRPELREMIEARLSEADSADWLAVMERHGVPAGPIYAVDEMFEDPQVRHLGIARPLNHPDLGDIRLVGQPVTLSRTPADVATPTPAAGEHNDEILAGLGYDETALARLRADGVI
- a CDS encoding Enoyl-CoA hydratase, giving the protein MDDEILYAVENGVGTITLNRPQARNALTFAMYERIAEICRDPVAHGDPRVIVMTGAGDKAFAAGTDIAQFRVFKSAEDALAYEERIEAVIGTIERCPVPTLAAIAGAFTGGGAAIGLACDLRIATVTARFGFPIARTLGNCLSMDNYARLYAMLGPARVKDIVFTARLVEAEEGQRIGLYSELLPDHAALMSRAAELAQLIAGHAPLTMRATKEAMRRLVSATAEGLDGRDLVTLCYTSADFREGMEAFLGKRAPNWTGR
- a CDS encoding hypothetical protein (Evidence 5 : Unknown function); amino-acid sequence: MFIPRRPGRVQSCPARSSERLQMRPPPFPLVGKGMGMGVERPGARPIAEAGRAKKRRQSSGFATPTPAPPHKGEGFPAHAPLPIICWNSRDPSLSMRRPE
- a CDS encoding Arabinose ABC transporter permease, translated to MSADATIQSPGHLTDEHGRDHVTPADIALGVIIGRTSEYFDFFVFGLGCVLVFPELVFPFVDRLTGTLYAFGIFALAFITRPIGSVLFFAIDRRYGRATKLTIALFLLGGSTAAIAFLPGYATIGIWCVVILAGFRLLQGIALGGAWDGLSSLLALNAPPNRRGWYAMLPQLGAPFGFILAAGLFAYFEGALSKEDFLGWGWRYPFFVALTINVVALFARLRMVATHEFAELMETRELMPVPVSELVRAHGRTIVLGAFVPLASFALFHLVTIFPVSWINLFTDRSVAEFLLVQGAGGVVGAGAIVTSGLIADQIGRRNTLLLSGAMIALFSLSSVIAPLLFGDSLAGQTIYVIIGFGLLGLSYGQTAGAVASSFGTQYRYTGAALTSDLAWLLGAGFAPLVALTVSSTFGLAWVGIYLLSGALCTLAALALDRRLEGRYG